DNA sequence from the Candidatus Limnocylindrales bacterium genome:
GGCGCCGACGCTGCGGTACAGGTCGTCGTCCAGCGCGATGGCATGCGCGCCCCTGGTCTCGACCAGCACCTCGTGCCCGTGGTGCACCAGCTCGCGCACGCTGGCCGGCGTCAGTCCGATGCGAGCCTCGTCGGCCTTGATCTCCTTCGGGATGCCGACGATCACCGCGAGTTTCCCCCGTCCTGCGAGCGCGAGATCGTGACGACGATCGACTTGTAGGTGGGGGTGCGGCTGCCGTCGGCGAAGCTCTCCAGCGCCACCAGCGGATTAGCCTCGGGAAAGTAAGCGGCCGCGCACCGGCGAGGGATGTCGTAGGGAATCACGCGGAAGCGGCGCACGGTTCGCGTGACACCCTCGTAGCGGCTGGTCAGATCGACTTCGTCATCGGGCGACAGGCCCAGATCGGCCGCATCCGCATCGTTGAGGAACACGACGTTTCGCCGTCCCTCGATTCCGCGGTAGCGATCGTCGAGGCCGTAGATCGTGGTGTTGAACTGGTCGTGGCTGCGGATCGTCATCAGCAGCAGTTCGCCGTGGGCGAGGCGGCGCCCTGTCATCGGGTTGATGGTCAGCCGTGCAAGCCCGCCCTCGGTGGCGAAGCGGCGCTCCCGCGCGCCGTTGGGCAGACGGAAGCCGCACTCCTGCCGGACGCGTTCGTTGAAGCGATCGAAGCCGGGGATGACGCGCTCGATGCGATCGCGGATGCGGTCGTAGTTACCCACCAGGTGCTCCCACGGGACCTTGGTGCGGTTGCCGAGCGTGGCGCGCGCCAGCCCCGCAACGATGGCGGGCTCGCTGCGAAGATGCTCGGACGCCGGCGACAGGTGTCCCTGCGAGCGGTGCACCATGCTCATCGAGTCCTCGACGGTCACGAACTGCTCGCCGCCGGCCTGGCGGTCGCGCTCGGTGCGTCCCAGCGTCGGCAGGATGATCGCCTCGGCGCCGCCGACCACGTGCGAGCGGTTGAGTTTGGTCGAGACCTGCACCGTCAGCTCGCATTTCGACAGCGCCTGCTCGGCGCGCTCGCTGTCGGGCGTTGCGGCCGCGAAGTTGCCGCCCATCGCGAAGAACACGCGCACCTTGCCGTCGAGCATCGCGCGCAACGTCTCGACGGTGTCGAGGCCGGGCGCGTGCGGCGGCGCGAAGCCGAACTCGCGCTCGAGCCGTTCGAGAAACGCGGCGGTCGGCCGCTCGACGATGCCCATGGTGCGGTCGCCCTGCACGTTGCTGTGCCCGCGCACGGGACAGACGCCGGCGCCGGGGCGGCCGATGTTGCCGCGCAGCAGCAGAAGGTTCGTGACCTCGCGGACGTTGGCGACGCCGTTCTTGTGCTGCGTCAGACCCATCGCCCAGCACGCAATGACGTTGCGAGCCTCGGTGTAGATGCGTGCGGCCTCGGCCATCCGGCCGCGATCGATGCCGCTTTCCTCTTCGAGGTCCTCCCACGGCGTCGCAACCACGTGCTGCCGCAGCTCCGGAAACCCGACGGTGTGCCGGTCGAGGAACTCGTGGTCGAGTACCTTGCCGGGCCGCGCGCTCTCCATCTCGAGCACGTGCTTCATGATGCCCTTGAGAAGGGCGACGTCGCCACCGATGCGGACCTGCAGGTAGAGGTCGGACAGCTCGGTGCTGCGGCCGCCGAGCAGCTCCAGCGGCCGCTGCGGATTGGAGAACCGCACCAGGCCGAGCTCGCGCAGCGGATTGATGCTGACGATCCTGCAGCCGCGCTCCTTGGCACGCTGCAGCGTCGTCAGCATGCGAGGGTGATTGGTGCCGGGGTTCTGCCCGAGGATGAAGATCGCATCGGCCTCGGCGAAATCGTCGAGGCTGACCGTGCCCTTGCCGACGCCGATCGTCTCGCCGAGGCCGATGCCGCTGGACTCGTGACACATGTTCGAGCAGTCGGGCAGGTTGTTGGTGCCCAGCTCGCGCACGAAGAGCTGATACAGGAAGGCTGCCTCGTTGCTGGTGCGGCCCGAGGTGTAGAAGACGGCCTGGTCGGGCGAGCCCAGCGAGCGCAGCTTGCTGCCGATGTGTCCGAGCGCCTCCTCCCACGATATCGGCTCATAGTGATCACGGCCGGCGCGGCGGATCATCGGCTGAGTCAGCCTTCCCTGCGCCTCCAGCCAGTGCGCGCTCTGCTCGCGCAGGCGCGAGACGGGCCAGCGCGCGAAGAAGTCGGCGTCGACGCGTTTGGTCGTGGCTTCGTGCGCGACCGCCTTGGCCCCGTTCTCACAGAATTCGGCGAAAGACCGGTCGCCGGCCTCGGGCCAGGCGCAGCCGGGACAGTCGAACCCGCCCTCCTGATTGAGACGGTACAGCGCGCGCGTGCCGCGGCTGACGCCGGCTTCGTGGAACGTGCGCCGCAGCGCGTGCACCACGGCGTCCATTCCGGCCGCTGCCTTGGATGTCCCGACCTTCTCGCTCACGTTGACCTTTGCCGTATTCGGCTCGTGTTGGCGTACACGTTCATCGCCTGTCCGCGAAGGAAGCCGACCAGCGCCATTCCGGAAGCCTCGGCCAGCGCCACTGCGAGAGAGGACGGCGCCGAAACCGCCGCGATCACAGGGATGCGCGCGGCCAGCGCCTTCTGCACCACCTCGTAGGAGATGCGACCCGAGACCATGAGCGCGTGACCGGCCAGCGGCATGCGTGCGTTGCGCAGCGCCCAGCCGATCACCTTGTCGACGGCATTGTGCCGGCCGATGTCCTCGCGCACGACGAGAAGATTCCCGGCGGTATCGAAAAGGCCGGCCGCGTGCAGGCCGCCTGTGCGCGCGAAGATGGCCTGGCGCTCGCGCAAGCGCGGCGGCATCGACGCCAGCACCTCGGGATCGAAGACCGTCTCGTCGGTGAGCGGCGGCGCGACGGCCATGACGTTCTCGATGGTCGCCTTTCCGCAGATGCCGCAGCTGCTGCTGGCGTACAGGTTGCGACGCAGGAGCGTCAGATCGACGGAGACGTGCGGGGCCAGCGTCGCGCGGATGATGTTGTCCTGCGCCTCGGGCGAGACCACGGCCGTGCAATGCCGGATGGAGTAGATGTCTTCGGGCTTGGCGACGATGCGTTCGGTGACCAGGAATCCCAGCGCCAGCTCCTCGTCGTGCCCGGGTGTGCGCATGACGACGGCCAGCGAGACCGGTCCGAGCTGGATCTCGAGCGGCTCCTCGCTGACGACCTCGTCGGCGTCGTCGGTGGCGCGGCCGTGCTCGAGCCGTCGCAGGCGAACCGGCTGCGCGCCGGCAGCGGGCTCGAGTGCGGAGGTGATGTCGTCGGTGCGTCGAGGGCGCATCGTCAGCGGTCGAGCCTAGCAGAAAAACCGGTCATGTCGGCACGTGGCGCTCGCTCGGGCTGCCTGACAGTCCTAGAGTCGGCTCGCGCGGGTGCACGGGCACCGGCTGCCGGGGGTCAAGTGGCAAAGCGTTCGGCCGATGCCAATCGCAAGGACGCCGTCGTCGGCGTGGTGCTGTTCGTCTCGCTGGCCGTGATTGCGGCCTTCGTGTGCGCGTGGGTGGTCCTGCGCGATCAGGCACCGCCGGCGGCGCCTGCGCCGGTGGCCGTCAACTAACCGGGCATCACCATCTTCTCGGGCCGCACCGCGGCATCGAACTGCTCGGCGGTGCACAGCCCGAGCTCCAGCGCCGCCTGGCGCAGCGTCTTGTTCTCGAGGTGCGCCTTTTTCGCCATCTGCGCAGCGGCGTCGTAGCCGACCAGCGGCGCCAGCGCGGTGACGAGCATCAGCGAGCGCTCCAGGTTCTCGTCGATGCGGCCGCGGTTCGGCTCGATGCCCGCGACGCAATGCTCGTTGAAGGATGCGCATGCGTCGCCCAGCAGCCGGATGGATTGCAGCAGGTTCCAGATCATCACCGGCTTGAACGTATTGAGCTCGAGATGTCCGCTGGCGCCCGCAATGCCGATGGCGACATCGTTGCCCAGCACCTGCGCGCAGACCATCGTCATCGCCTCGCACTGGGTGGGATTGACCTTGCCGGGCATGATGGAGCTGCCCGGCTCGTTCTCGGGCAGATGCAGCTCGCCGATGCCGCTGCGCGGACCCGAAGCCAGAAGGCGTATGTCGTTGGCGATCTTGTTCAGGCTCACCGCCAGCACGCGCAGCGCACCGCTCACTTCGACGATGGCATCGTGCGCCGCCAGCGCTTCGAACTTGTTGCCGGCACTGGCGAACGGGTGCGAGGTGAGCGCCGCGATCTTCGCCGCGGCCAGGTCGGCGAAACCGACGGGTGCATTGAGACCCGTGCCGACGGCCGTGCCGCCCACCGCCAGCGCCAGCAGCGATCGCGATGCATGCTCGATGCGAGCAATGCCGTTGCGGACCTGGGCAGCGTAGCCGGAGAACTCCTGCCCCAGCGTGATCGGCGTGGCGTCCTGCAGATGCGTGCGGCCGATCTTGACGATGGGTGCGAATGCAGACGCCTTCTCTTCGAGCGCGGCGGCGAGGCGATTCACCGACGGCAGCAGGTGCTCTCGGATGCGGCAGTAGGCGGCGACGTGCATCGCCGTCGGGAAGATGTCGTTGGAAGACTGGCTGCGGTTGACGTCGTCGTTGGGGTGAATCGGCTTCTTCCCGCCGAGCGGCTGACCGGCCATCTCATTGGCACGGTTGGCGATCACCTCGTTGGCGTTCATGTTCGTCTGCGTTCCCGAGCCGGTCTGCCATACGACCAGCGGAAAATGCTCGTCGAGGCTGCCGTCGACGACTTCTTCGGCCGCGGCGACGATGAGGTCGGCCTTTTCCTTCGGCAGCACGCCGAGCTCGGCGTTGGCCTGTGCGGCGGCCTTCTTGACCAGACCCAGCGCGCGAATCATCTCGCGCGGGAAACGCTCGGTGCCGATGCGAAAGTAGCGAAGGCTGCGCTCGGTCTGCGCGCCATAGTAGCGATCCTCGCGCACCTCGATCTCGCCCATGCTGTCGCGTTCGATTCGCATCTCGGTCTCCTCGAGTCCGCCGGCGTGCCGAAGGGGCCCTCGTGCATGACGAGATCTGTCGGCGGCGGACGGCGGCGCACCCTGCGGCAGCCGCTTCGATCCAACGCTAGTCCATCCGCCGACGTTTGCGAAGGCGTGCCGGCGAACTTGCCGGGCCACCGCCGCTCCTGCGTGCGGCGGGCCCGCTCTGCCGTCTGCGCACCGCATGCCTGCGCGCTCTTTCTCGGGCTCGTCGTCGGGGGTAAGGTTCGCCGACTTTTCAATCAGAGGTGGAAGATGAGTGAGGAGGCCAGCCGCGTCGAGCGGCCCGTCGTCGAGGCCCTCGACAGCATTCTCGGCGTTCCCTTCAAGGTCCTGGACGACGGCTTCGTGCGCGTCATCGATTACATGGGCGCCGACGAGTCGATCGTGCAGGCGGCGCGCGTTTCGTATGGGCGCGGCACCAAGAAGGTGCACGAGGATCGCGGACTGATCCGCTATCTCATGCGTCACTGGCACACCACGCCGTTCGAGATGTGCGACATCAAGCTGCACGTGCGCGTCCCGATGGACTGCTGGCGGCAGTGGATCCGACATCGCACGGCCTGCCTGGCGGAGGGGACCGAGATCCATTTCGACCTGCCCGGCGGAATGCAGCGGCGCGGGGACCGATTGTGCAAGGTGAAAATCGAAGACCTGTGGCAGCAATGGCAGCCGGCCTGCAATCGCACGCGTCGGGAAGGACAGAAAGATTCCCACTCCCAACGCGACGGCATCCGAGGGATGCACCTACGTCAGATGAAGGAGGATACGCTCCGCCTCGGTCACACGCGCGTCGTCGACATCTACAAAAACGGACGGAAGCCCGTCTTTGCGATGATCCTGGCGGATGGAAAGCGCATCGAGGCGACGAAGGATCACAGGTTCTTCTTCAGTACGGGCTGGGCGACGCTCGAGCAGGGTGCCGGTCTCTGCGAACGCGAGGGACGCGCCGTCTGGAATGCAGGGGAGCACCACGTCTACGTGAACGGAGCCGAGCTGGCGATTCCCGCCGGCCATCAGGACCGCGACTGGCTGAACGAGCAGTCCAACGTCCGCAACCTGAAGATCGAGGAGACCGCCGGAAGCGAGCTGGCCTTCGTGGAGTTGCTGGGTGGAGAGCCGGTGCGCGCACCGTGGCCGAAGAAGCCTGTGCACCAGCAGAAGGTCACGGTCGCCAAGCTCGTCCGCATCGAACGTTTCGAGTACGTCGGAGAAAAGGAGACGTACGATCTGGAGGTGGAAGGCCCGTTCCACAACTTCATTGCGAACGGGATCGTCACTCACAACTCCGTCAATGAGTACAGCACTCGCTATTCGATCGCGATCGATGCGGCGCAGCGTGCAGGCGAGAACGAGTGGCGCGCGCAGTCGGCGGGGAATCGTCAGGGCAGTGAAGGCTATCTCGATTCCGAGCAGGGACGGGCGCTGAGCGAGCGCGAGCAGCAGCTTCACGCGCTGTCGCGCGAGATCTATCAGGAACGGCTGCAGCTGGGCGTGGCGCGCGAGCAGGCGCGCAAGGATCTTCCGCTGTCGACGTACACCGAGGCGTACTGGAAGACCAACCTCCACAACCTCTTCCATTTCCTGCGGCTGCGCATGGACGCGCACGCGCAGGAAGAGATCCGCGACTACGCCAGGGTCATCGGCGAGCAGATCGTGGCTCGTTGGGTGCCCATCGCCTGGGAGGCGTTTCTCGACTACCAGTTCCATGCCACCGGCCTTACGCGGCTCGAGATGGCGGTGGTGCGTGCGGTGGCCAGCGGCGACAACGATGCGGCCATGCGCGCCGCGGCAAGCTACGGTTGGCTCGAGCAGGGCGCCAAGGGGCTGAAGGTCAATCGCGAGCGCGGCGAATGCGAGGCCAAGCTGCGTGAGCTCGGACTGCCTATTCCCTGGGCGCAGTGAGCGAATCGCGGCGCTGCCCCACCACCTCCTCGACGAACTCCTTCACGGCGCGAAGGTAGTCTTCGCGCGCCTCGAAGAACCCGTCGTTGTGCCCGCCGCGGATGTCTAGGAAGCGCTTGGGATGCGGCGCCGCTTCGAAAAGGGCTCGTCCGTGCGCGTAGGGCACCAGGTCGTCGTTGGGGCTGTGGACGACCAGCACCGGCACGTCCAGCTCGCGGATGCGCTCGAGGTTCGGATAGTGGATGCGCATGAGATGGCCGAGCAGCGAGACGCGAAGCACGTGGGCGACCATGTCCGGAATGGACGTGAAGGTTGCTTCGAGCACGATGCCGGCCGGCTTGTGATGCTGCAGAAGGCCCAGTGCCACGCCGCCGCCGAGCGACCGTCCGATGACGACGATTCGCGAGGGGTCGACGCCGCGGGTCTCGGTCATGTGCTTCCATGCGGCCCTGGCGTCGAGGTAGGTCCCTTCCTCGCTCGGCGAGCCGTCGCTGAGGCCATACCCCCGGTAATCGATGAGAAGGACGTTCCAGCCGAAGGCATGGTAGCCACGCACGGCATCGAGCCAGTAGGAGACGTTGCCGGCGTTGCCATGCAGGAAGAGCACCGTCGCAGGTGCATCTTCGGACGGCAGCCACCATCCATGGATGGCAACGCCATCCTCGGTCCGGAGGCGCACCTCCTGGTAGGGAATGCCGAGATCGCCGGGGCTGGCGACCATCTCGCGGGACGGGAAGTAGAGGAATCGGCTCTGCAGCGCGGTCAGCACGATCAATACGACGCCGATGCCGAGCGTGGCACGACCGATCTCGCGCAGCCAGCGCTGCAGCCGTGGCCGTCCGCTGTTCAGTTTTCGGCCGTGACGATCCAGGCGGCCGCCGGCATGCGCACGCCGCGCGGGCCTTCGAAGCTCTTCAGCGCCTGCGCGATCTCGTCGGCGATCTCCCTCTTCTTGGCTTCGGGAACGTCGACCATCGCTCGCGAGAACGGCCCCAGCTCCATGACGAACTGCACGGCCTGATCGACGTCGCCGCCGCCGCCGATGGTCAGGTCGCGGTTGTAGGCTTCGACCGAGATTCCGCTGAAACCTGCGTTGCGCAGGATGCGGTGCACGCGGTCGGCATCGGCGAACGCGAATGGACCCGGCGCGTCCGGACCGGCCGACATCTCCAGGGGGATGTGCTTCATGCCGATCATCACCGGCACCGACATCCACGGATTTCGATCCGGCGCCTGCCAACACACGAACGCGACGTGGCCGCCCGGCCGCAGCGCGGTGCGCATGTTCTCGAATGCCTTGACGGGATCCTCGAAGAACATGACGCCGAAGCGCGAGAAGAGGATCTCGAACTCCTCCTCGGGAAAGCGGAACGTCTGCGCGTCGGCTTCCTCGAACGTGACGTTGTGCAGCTTCTCCTGCTGCGCTCGCTGGCGTGCCAGCTCGAGCATCGGACGGGAGATGTCGATGCCGACGGCGCGGCCGCCGTTGACGAGCTCGCGCGCGAGCATCAGCGTCGTGCTGCCGCATCCGCAACCGACGTCCAGGACGTTCTCGCTGCCGGTGATGGACGCGGCTTCCAGCGCTGCCATGCCGAGGCCTTCGAGCTGGCTGTCGAGCATCTGCTGGAAGCGGACCCATTTCGGGCCGCCGACTTCGTTCCAGTATTGGATCTGTTCGGCGTTGGCGTTGCGCTGAGCAGTGGTCATGGCTGTCTCCTGGGACGAAATGTGCTGGGGCTGCCAGCGCCGTGAAGCTTACGTGCTGGCCCACGCCCATCCAATGCGTGCGGCGAGGAAAGTGGCACGCGCCCATGCATGCGGCAAGGAAGGCCGCCGCGTCCGGAGCGCCGCCGTCGCGCCGTGCCGCCGAGCGCCTTTCGCACTCTGCCGGTGAGCGCGACCGTCGCCGCATCGCCATGCGTCACGCCGTCGCACG
Encoded proteins:
- a CDS encoding FdhF/YdeP family oxidoreductase, which gives rise to MSEKVGTSKAAAGMDAVVHALRRTFHEAGVSRGTRALYRLNQEGGFDCPGCAWPEAGDRSFAEFCENGAKAVAHEATTKRVDADFFARWPVSRLREQSAHWLEAQGRLTQPMIRRAGRDHYEPISWEEALGHIGSKLRSLGSPDQAVFYTSGRTSNEAAFLYQLFVRELGTNNLPDCSNMCHESSGIGLGETIGVGKGTVSLDDFAEADAIFILGQNPGTNHPRMLTTLQRAKERGCRIVSINPLRELGLVRFSNPQRPLELLGGRSTELSDLYLQVRIGGDVALLKGIMKHVLEMESARPGKVLDHEFLDRHTVGFPELRQHVVATPWEDLEEESGIDRGRMAEAARIYTEARNVIACWAMGLTQHKNGVANVREVTNLLLLRGNIGRPGAGVCPVRGHSNVQGDRTMGIVERPTAAFLERLEREFGFAPPHAPGLDTVETLRAMLDGKVRVFFAMGGNFAAATPDSERAEQALSKCELTVQVSTKLNRSHVVGGAEAIILPTLGRTERDRQAGGEQFVTVEDSMSMVHRSQGHLSPASEHLRSEPAIVAGLARATLGNRTKVPWEHLVGNYDRIRDRIERVIPGFDRFNERVRQECGFRLPNGARERRFATEGGLARLTINPMTGRRLAHGELLLMTIRSHDQFNTTIYGLDDRYRGIEGRRNVVFLNDADAADLGLSPDDEVDLTSRYEGVTRTVRRFRVIPYDIPRRCAAAYFPEANPLVALESFADGSRTPTYKSIVVTISRSQDGGNSR
- the fdhD gene encoding formate dehydrogenase accessory sulfurtransferase FdhD, with the translated sequence MRPRRTDDITSALEPAAGAQPVRLRRLEHGRATDDADEVVSEEPLEIQLGPVSLAVVMRTPGHDEELALGFLVTERIVAKPEDIYSIRHCTAVVSPEAQDNIIRATLAPHVSVDLTLLRRNLYASSSCGICGKATIENVMAVAPPLTDETVFDPEVLASMPPRLRERQAIFARTGGLHAAGLFDTAGNLLVVREDIGRHNAVDKVIGWALRNARMPLAGHALMVSGRISYEVVQKALAARIPVIAAVSAPSSLAVALAEASGMALVGFLRGQAMNVYANTSRIRQRST
- the fumC gene encoding class II fumarate hydratase, whose protein sequence is MRIERDSMGEIEVREDRYYGAQTERSLRYFRIGTERFPREMIRALGLVKKAAAQANAELGVLPKEKADLIVAAAEEVVDGSLDEHFPLVVWQTGSGTQTNMNANEVIANRANEMAGQPLGGKKPIHPNDDVNRSQSSNDIFPTAMHVAAYCRIREHLLPSVNRLAAALEEKASAFAPIVKIGRTHLQDATPITLGQEFSGYAAQVRNGIARIEHASRSLLALAVGGTAVGTGLNAPVGFADLAAAKIAALTSHPFASAGNKFEALAAHDAIVEVSGALRVLAVSLNKIANDIRLLASGPRSGIGELHLPENEPGSSIMPGKVNPTQCEAMTMVCAQVLGNDVAIGIAGASGHLELNTFKPVMIWNLLQSIRLLGDACASFNEHCVAGIEPNRGRIDENLERSLMLVTALAPLVGYDAAAQMAKKAHLENKTLRQAALELGLCTAEQFDAAVRPEKMVMPG
- the thyX gene encoding FAD-dependent thymidylate synthase, which encodes MSEEASRVERPVVEALDSILGVPFKVLDDGFVRVIDYMGADESIVQAARVSYGRGTKKVHEDRGLIRYLMRHWHTTPFEMCDIKLHVRVPMDCWRQWIRHRTACLAEGTEIHFDLPGGMQRRGDRLCKVKIEDLWQQWQPACNRTRREGQKDSHSQRDGIRGMHLRQMKEDTLRLGHTRVVDIYKNGRKPVFAMILADGKRIEATKDHRFFFSTGWATLEQGAGLCEREGRAVWNAGEHHVYVNGAELAIPAGHQDRDWLNEQSNVRNLKIEETAGSELAFVELLGGEPVRAPWPKKPVHQQKVTVAKLVRIERFEYVGEKETYDLEVEGPFHNFIANGIVTHNSVNEYSTRYSIAIDAAQRAGENEWRAQSAGNRQGSEGYLDSEQGRALSEREQQLHALSREIYQERLQLGVAREQARKDLPLSTYTEAYWKTNLHNLFHFLRLRMDAHAQEEIRDYARVIGEQIVARWVPIAWEAFLDYQFHATGLTRLEMAVVRAVASGDNDAAMRAAASYGWLEQGAKGLKVNRERGECEAKLRELGLPIPWAQ
- a CDS encoding alpha/beta hydrolase, whose protein sequence is MLTALQSRFLYFPSREMVASPGDLGIPYQEVRLRTEDGVAIHGWWLPSEDAPATVLFLHGNAGNVSYWLDAVRGYHAFGWNVLLIDYRGYGLSDGSPSEEGTYLDARAAWKHMTETRGVDPSRIVVIGRSLGGGVALGLLQHHKPAGIVLEATFTSIPDMVAHVLRVSLLGHLMRIHYPNLERIRELDVPVLVVHSPNDDLVPYAHGRALFEAAPHPKRFLDIRGGHNDGFFEAREDYLRAVKEFVEEVVGQRRDSLTAPRE
- a CDS encoding class I SAM-dependent methyltransferase gives rise to the protein MTTAQRNANAEQIQYWNEVGGPKWVRFQQMLDSQLEGLGMAALEAASITGSENVLDVGCGCGSTTLMLARELVNGGRAVGIDISRPMLELARQRAQQEKLHNVTFEEADAQTFRFPEEEFEILFSRFGVMFFEDPVKAFENMRTALRPGGHVAFVCWQAPDRNPWMSVPVMIGMKHIPLEMSAGPDAPGPFAFADADRVHRILRNAGFSGISVEAYNRDLTIGGGGDVDQAVQFVMELGPFSRAMVDVPEAKKREIADEIAQALKSFEGPRGVRMPAAAWIVTAEN